The Candidatus Woesearchaeota archaeon genome segment TGGTGATTATCTTTAGAATTGGGCCCAGCAGGAAGCCTGTTATAACATAAGCAGGCACCAAAGGCTGCTTAAGCAGCCGGGCTAATACAGCGAATACCGAAGCTACTATGATTATCAGGCCTATGTCCATGAATATGTTGTCTGCTATCATTTTGCTTTGTTGAAGCTCTCGATATAGCCTTTTTCAGAAAGGTATGCCAGCAAGAGGTTTTTTACTTTCTCAGCGTCCTTGCTGCCAAAGCCTTTCACGCTGTGGAGCAAGCTTATCTGTTCCTCGTCCAAACTTATTGATATTCTTTTGGTCATTTACTAATTTGTTACATATATGTTACTTTTTTAATGTTAATTAATTACAAATCTGCATTATTATTTATAAATGTTTTGGTAAACTGTATTTTTCAGCAAAAAACTAATAAATAAGATGCTCCTGCCTTACATATATGCATGGAATACACATTGCAGGAGAGCTAATAGCGAAAGCGCGCGAACAGGGGAAAGTAAGGAAAGCGTTTATCGAGCTGGGAAAGCTTGCCAACATAAGCAAGGCAGACCTTAGCAGGCAGATGAAAAACCTTGCTGGATTCAATTTCGTGATAGAGGAAGAAGAAGCAAAAGTCAGGTGCGGCTGCGGGTATGAGGGAAAGCCTAAAATAACCGAAAGGCAGCATGACATCGTGCTTTTTGAATGCCCGCTGTGCGGGGAAAAGCCAGAGGTTTTGAACGGGGATGAGATAGTGCTGAAATCTGTAGAGGTGGAATGATGTGCCTTGCAATCCCTGGGAAAATCGTTGAGATTGAAGGGGAGAAAGCTGTTGTTGATTACGGCTCTGAGAAAAGGGAAGCAAGGCTGCTCAATCCTGAGATAAAAAAAGGGGATTATGTTGTGGTGCAGAATAAGCTTATTCTTCAGGCTGTTCCTGAGAAAGAAGCCATGGAATCCATAAAGCTATGGAGAGAAGCGCTTGCAAATGAAGACTGAGAACTTTTTCTTAAGATACGCTTATCCATGCGCATATATAATAATGCAGAGAGGCCAGATAAGCAGAAAAGAGCTGGAAGAGCTGGAAGATACCGCAGTTAATAATAAGGATATTTCGAGAGAAAAGCTTGAAAAGGTGTTTCACCGCGCTTTTGGCTTTATTGATGAATTGGCTGCTAAAAGGGGAAAGAGCAGGTGGGACAGGGACATAATAGAGGAGTATTTCTATTCATACCATAATGAAGTCATAGATAACGGCAATGGTATTTACGCCAAAGCGCCCCCCATGCTGAAGGAATTGTCAAGGGTTGAGAAAGCAGAAGTTATTGATAAGAAAGGGAATGTTCTGCTTGTTGAGTATGCTGATAAGAAAGGGAATAAGAAGAGGAGGAATGTACTGAGTTGTTTTGTTGCTCCTGCTAAAGCCGGGGACAAGGTTATGATTCACTATGGGTATGGGATTGAGAAAGCTGATTAAGTCCCATAATTAACCCTGACACTCGCACCAAAATCTTTTCTCTCGCTCAGTACAACCATAGAAATAACTCCTGCGACGATTAACAGTATGCCTGCTGCCTGCATAATTGTCAATGCCTTTCCAAGGAATATAAAGCTAAGCAATGTTGTAATGGGGCATCCTAGCAATAATACAGAAGCTGCTGTTGCTGCCTTTATTTCTTTCAGTCCTGTGTACCATGTTATTACATACAATAACAGGAAAGGAGCAGATATCAGTATCCAGCTGAGCTGGGCAAAAGACAGGGTTGGGATAAATGCAAGCTTGTTTGTAAATGCCATATATACCATGATAAACAAGCTGCCGAAGAACAACCTTCCGAAAGCAAGAATTTTTGGCTGTATACTTTCCAAAACTTTCTTTGAGATGACAGTCTCCACTGACCAAAATAATGTGGCCATAAAGACAAGAAAAGCTCCTAAAGTCATTTCAAATGAAGCCAGGTTAAGTAAAAAGAAATTACCCGCCAAAAGCAATACTGCGGGAACCAGTATTTTCACTGAAAGCCTTTCCTTCAAAAAGAGAATAGCCAATACTGCCACGAAGATAAACATGCTCTTATGGATAAAGCTGCCGACTGCTCCTGTAGAAAGCTGCAGCCCTTTGAAGAAAAGTATAAACGGGATTGAGCCGCCGACAAAGCCTATAAATATTAAAGAAAGCCACTCCTTTCTGCCAAGCTTTTTCAGATTTCTGAATTCCCTGAATCCGAGTATAATGGCAAGGAGCAATAATGACACAACCAGATTTTTTGAGAAAGTAAATACTGTGGAATCAATGCCCTTAACGCCGAACTGGTTTATGAAGATGGCACAGCCTGAAATTACTGCTGTAAACAAGACAAAGACAAGGCCTCTTTTCATGAAAAAAGGCAAGACCTGACTATTTATAAAAGTTTTTGTTGCCTTTTATGCTAAAAAAAGCAGAATGCCCACAACTCTTTCAAATTGTAAATTTGTAAGCCTTCAGGCAGAGCCTGAAGTTTAGTTGTGGGATGAATGCCGTCCCCTTTCTTGTATTTCTGAAAGGGGCAGAAGTACATAAATACTTTGGTAAACATGGTCTATTGACTATATTGAATAAAGAATATAATATGAGGTAAACTCATTCCTATTAAGGAGAAACAACTATTAATCAAGAACAAGCAATATAAAAAGAAAATACAAAAAATAAAGAAAAAAATTATGCAACTGCTTTAAGTGAATCATCGTAAACATGAAAACCTCTTTCTTCTATCTCATAAGGAGACAAATCTTCCACTTCTTCCGGATGCATTAGGTTTCCATGTTTATCTTGGTATAACATTTTCTCACCTCCAAGACCTTTCCCTTACTATTTGATTGACAAACTCATCAGTCCAAATGTTAACCAGGCTTCCAGCCAATTTTCTATCGTATCCTTTTTCATATTCCATTTCAATCACCTCAACAACTTACTGATGAAACTTCAGAATCCATCAGCATCTTTTGCAAATCGACAGTCATTTTTCTCTTTGAACCCTCTATTGTGATTATATTTTCCATTTTTATCACCTCACTTATCTTCAAACTCTGCCATATGATCGTATGGATACCAATCCAGGCAGGTTGATTCATTTGCTTCGTGCGATCCTAGAGTCATTTCGATCACCCCCTTTCGTTTCAAATAATTTTTTTCTTAATAGTTCCCTTTAGTATGTTGTATAATGGATGTGGTTAATAAACTGAAGTTCTCCTTATGTAAAGAAAAGGATACTATTTGTAAATAATATGATAAATTATTTTACTTATTAAAAATATCTATAACATAATTGTTCTAAAAATATTTTTTTATCAGATTTGCTAATCCAAAAAAAGAAAAGTTTTTATAGTTCATATCGTATCTTCTAAATATGAAGGAGTTAACAAAAAGGGAAAAAGAAGTTCTTATAGAGCTTCTTAAAGGCGCAAGAACAACTGATCAGGAAATCGCTCGCCGAATAAAGACTTCCCGGCCGACTATTGCTAAAATAAGAAATCGATTAGAAGAAAAAAGAATAATTCTGGGCTACAATACCTATGTTGATTTTGAAAAGTTAGGATTACACGTTAACGCGCTAACTATCTTTAAATGGAATGATTATTCAAAGACAAAAGAACTCAAAGATATAATTTACTTTATTAAAAACCTTCCTGAAGTAATTGTATTTATTAGAGGTGAAGGATTAGGCGGAAAGTCAAAAACAATGCTATCTGTACATAGGGATTTAAGAGAGTATGAGATTTTCATCAGGAATCTACAAGAAAAATGGGGACCAAATGTTACTGAAGTAGATTCTTTCCTCTCATCCATTGATACAATTCATAAAAGATACGACTTAAGTAGGCCTGCTTTAAATATTCTTAATCAGCAGCATAAATAAAGATATATTTTAACTTTTACTAATAATAACTCAAAATTAATTGGTGAAATCCCCTATTTTGAGTTGCCCTTTTAACTTCTCTGGACAACCATAAATATAGTATTCAAACACGTCTTTACCTTGTTGTTCCATGATATATCTCTTGACTTGTTCTTGAGAAACATGTCCTGCAGAACCACAATAATAACCTCTAGCCCATAAGTTGCTGAATTTCTTATAAGGAAATTTGTAACCAAGATATTTCAATTGTATGAAACATCTTCTCAATTGGATTGAAGTATTACCTTGATGTTAAATTTGCAATGATGTCCTTTTCGAACAGTTGCTATTTTACTTTCAATCTTGTGCACTTCTGGATTAAAGTGCGGATACAAAGAAACGTTCTTAACATTTCTTGTACACGAAATCTTTTTGATTTCGTTGTATTTGTGTTTTAACATAGTAATCACCTCATAATTAAAGGTGATTACTTGTCTTAGGGCGTTTCTCGTTCAAGCGGAACTTCTCTTAAACTTTTAATGTGAATGACCTCTGTAAAGAGGGAAAAGTTTAAGTTGTTAGTTCTGCGTGAGAAACCCCCGACTTTAGTCGGATTTATTTTGGGAGTATCTCATTTTTATATACGCTAATGTTCGTTCGGTGCCTCTATTCTACTGAGCAGACCAAAACGAAATGTTTAAAAATCAATGCAGTTCAACAAAAATTGATGCAGCAGTTTCTATTAAAAAAAGGTGATTTTTCTAAATTTGTAAATACTGCTATAAAAGACAGTGATTTTGTTGCTCCTGTGGAAGGCAGCAGGGAGAAGCAGAACACAAGGCCTTTTTTCAGGGAAATCAGCTCAGCAGATGAGATATACCTTGGCAGGAAGAGCTATTATACTGTAAAGGGCTTTTTCTTCAGGGAGAACGAGAAAATATTCGGCTTTAATGGAAACAAGATAATCAATCCTGAATCAGAGCTGAAAGACACAATATACTTCGGGCTTAGGAGGTGCGACTTAAACGGCATATACCACCAGGACATTGTCTTCCTGGATGAGAACGAAGACCCTTTCTACAAGGCAAGAAGGGATGCTTCCCTGCTTATAGGCTATCACTGCAGGGAAGGTGATGACTACTGCTTCTGCAACTCCATGGAGCTTGTCGATTTCTTTGATTTGATGTTCTATGACAAGGGAGAGAATTATGCAGTGGAGACAGGCTCTGAAAAAGGCAATAGTTTCGTAAAAAAATATTCAAAATTTTTCACTAAAGCAGACAATGCCGTATCCGATGAAGACAGGAAAACAGTGAACAGGAAAAAGCTTAACACTGCTGACATAAAGGATGACTATGACAATGATGATTGGAAAAAAGGCTCTGACATCTGCGTAAGCTGCGGGGCGTGCAATTTCCTGTGTATGAACTGCCACTGCTTTGATTTCGAGGATGATGTTGAATTCGACCTAAAGGCAGGATCGAGAATAAGAAAGCCTGCCAGCTGCCAGCTGAGAAGTTTCACAAGGGTTGCAGGCAACCATGTGTTCAGGAATGAGAGGAACGCACGCTTCAAGCACCGCATATACCACCAGCTGCAGTATTTCAGGGAAAGGCATAATGTCCAGTTCTGCACAGGATGCGGAAGATGCATAGAAGGCTGCCCTGTAAGAATAGACTGGGTGGAAATAATCAATGAGATGAAAAAATGAGCACCAGGATAATAAAGAACTCGCCTTATAAGCCGCGAGCGAAGAAAGTTATATATTACAAGAGGGAATCTCCTGATTCTTTTACCATAAGGCTGGACTGGCAGCTGAAGCATGAGCCCGGCCAGTTCATTTTCTGCTCCCTTCCTGGGATAGGGGAAGCGCCGATATCAATATGCTCCTATTCAGATAAGTACATAGAGCTTAACATAAGGGAAGTGGGCAATGTCACCAAAGCATTGTCAGGCATCAAAAAAGGCGATAAGCTGCTAGCAAGGGGGCCTTACGGAAAGGCATATCCGATGGAGCTTTTCAGGGGCAATAATGTCATAATCATCGGGGGCGGTTGCGGTGTGGCTCCTTTAAAGGGAGTGATAGAATACCTGGAAAAGAAGAGGAAAGACTTTAAGGATGTGAGCCTGTTTTTCGGATTCAGGACTCCTGACGATGTCCTGTTCGGGAAAAAGATCCCTGACTGGAAAAAGAAATTTGACATTAACATCAGCTTTGACAAGGTGCAGAAAAACATGAAAACATGCTATTCCGGAAAGCAGGGGTTTGTCACCCAGCTTGTAGATGATAATGTCAAGGACAATTCAAATAAGATAGTGTTTATCTGCGGCCCGCCTATAATGATAGACAAGACTGCTGAATTGCTGCTGAATAAGGGATTCCATGAAGACCAGATATACCTCAGCGCAGAGAGGCTTATGTACTGCGGGATGGGAAAATGCGGCAGGTGCATGATACACGGCAAATATACATGCTTAGACGGGGCTGTGTTCAGGTATGATGAGCTCAAGGATTATAAGGATGATTAGAAGCGACTGATTGAGGCAAAGTTATTGCCGGCGGAAAAATAAAGAGCAAAAAGGAAGGAAATAACCATGCCAAAACCAAAAGTAGGATTTTATGACTTAACAGGATGCCAGGGCTGCCTGCTCAGCGTAATCTTCAATGAGAATGAAATATTGGATATGCTGTCCAAAATAGATGTCAAGGAGTTCCGCTTTATAATGGATGAGAAATATTCAGGAAAGCTGGACGTATGCTTTGTTGAGGGGACTGTTGTCAACAAGGAAGACGAGAAAGTACTGGGGAAATTAAGGGAAAGGTCGAAAATTTTGGTTGCTTTGGGGGCGTGCGCGTGCCACGGCAACATTCCTGCATTGAGGAATTTCGCTGATGAAAAAAAGCTTGACTACTTAAAATACGAGAAGAAGCACGAGCAGATGCAGGACATGGAAAAGCCCATGCCTATTGCTAAATTCGTCAATGTTGACTACTCTATTCCTGGATGCCCGCCGGACAGGGATGAGATAAAGAAATTTATCAAGGAAATCCTGCTAGGAAAGGAGTTCAGGAATTATTCCGACCCTGTGTGCAGGGAATGCAGGCTGTTTGAGAACGGCTGCCTTATAGACGATGGCCAGATCTGCTTAGGGCCCCTCACCAAGGGAGGGTGCCATGCGGTATGCACCACAAACGGATTCAAGTGCTATGGGTGCAGGGGCGTGACAGATGATGCTAATTTTGAGGGGTACTTCAGACTGCTTGAGGAAAAGGGGAAAACAGATGTGCAGATAAAGAAACATATGGAAACATTTGCCGGAATCGAGATAAATGAAAAGCTAAAGGACACAGAATGGCAACAATTACACTAAACCACATAACAAAAGTAGAGGGACATGCAAGGCTGGACTTGGAGATAGACAAAAGCACTGTAAAGAGGTGCGAACTCGGCACTGTGGAAGGAAGCAGGTATTTCGAAGGCCTGCTCAAAGGAAGGGAATGGAACGAAGTGCAGGAGATATCGACAAGAATTTGCGGCATATGCTCTTCTGCGCATAATGTTGCTGCAATAATGGCCATGGAGAACTGCCAGCAGGTCAAGCCAAGCAGGCAGACGGTCGCGCTGAGGCAGCTGCAGACTATAGGAGAACGCATAAGAAGCCATGCAGCGCACCTTTATTTCCTTGCCCTGCCTGATTATCTCGGATATGAGTCTGCGCTGCAGATGGCCCCCAAGCATAAGAAGGATGTGCAGGCAGCACTAAGGTTGATGAAGCTCGGCAATGATATAGTTGCGCTCATAAGCGGAAGGGTGATGCATCCTGTCTCGCCCGCCATAGGAGGATTTCTTCATTTTCCTTCCCAGGAAAGCCTGGATGAGATGAGGGACAGGCTGGACAGGGCTGAGGAAGATGCCATGGCAGCAAACGCAGTCTTCGCAAATCTGAAATACCCCGAATTTGAAAGGGAATCACAATACATGTCCATAGTAAAGGATGATGAGTTCGGCACTTCATACGGGAACATAAAGATAGGCGGAAAACTGTATAAGCAGGAAAGATACATGGATTTTGTCAATGAGTATCATGTACCATATTCATCTGCAAATTTTGTTGTAAGGGAGAATAAGGCTTATGCTGTGGGAGCATTATCAAGGCTTAACAACAACAGTGAGAAGCTGAGCAGGGGGGCAAGGCAGTATATGGATAATCTTGGCTTTAAGTTTCCATCCTACAACCCTTTCCACAACCTGGCTGCGCAGGCTCTTGAGCTGATACATTACAGGGAAGAGTGCATAAGGCTTCTCGACAACCTAAAAGTCGAGAAAGAGGAGCTGCCTAAGATTAAAGTCAGGGAGGGGCACGGGATAGCTGCAAATGAGGCACCAAGGGGAACGCTATGGCATGAATACAAGACAGATGCCAAAGGCAGGGTTATTTATGCCAATATAGTGACGCCCACAGCCCAATTCTTAAGGAACCTTAATGAAGATATCCGGGCTTATGTGCAGCAGCTTCTGGACAAAAATGCTTCCAAGAAAGTATTGGTTGATGAAATTGAGAAGCTGATAAGGGCTTATGATCCCTGCTTTTCGTGCTCTGCGCATTTTCTGAGGGTGAACTGGATCTGAACGTTTTGTTAAAATAATAACATTAAAATTTAATATATAAGAGTATATTGGGCCTATATGGCACTATCTCCGGGAATGATGGAGAGATATGCGGCGTATAAGGATTGTGTGTTAGCCCATTATAGTGAGCTTTTGGAAAGGCCTGATCTCAAGAGTGCGGGAGTCCTGATTGAAGCACTAAGGGAAATGGAATCAAGGCACAGCCGCGACATGCAGAAAAGCAATTCTATGGTATGCCCTGCCAATGTTGATTTTTCAGCGCATCTTGAATTGACCCCGATAGACGAGCTAAAAAAGGTCTCCGAGCTGTTTGGAAGGATAATTTCATTTAAGGAAAAGGCATTGGACGAGCATTTCTCAAATATGGCTGCCAAGGAAAAAGAGCAGATAACAGAAATAGAAAAGGGAATCCACGAGCAGCTCAAAAGTATAAACAGCAGATACCATATCTAGCGTTCAGCAACAGTTATCTGCGCATGTAATGCCATTGATTCTGAAGACTTCTCTGCTTTTACAGTTACATTAAATGAATTGACGCCCGGGCTGATACGTGCACGATTAGGCTGGAGTATAAGGTTGACATGGTTTTTGCTTTCGGGCCTTATCCCCACCCTTATTGGATCCATGTAGGGATCGCTCCTCAATATCCACCTTTCGTCCGGAACATCCACGATAAAGGCCTCAAGGTATTCCTCATTGTTTTTTATATTGACTACCACTATCGCCTGGTCCAGCATGCGGATTTCCTGCTTAAGGTATGTTATGGTGGCATCGAATGCCTGCTCTTCCTGCTGCTGTGCAGGCTGCTTTTCCCGGGCAGGCTTTTTTTCGATGGCTGGCTTTTGCTGCTGCTTTTCAGATATTTGATCTTTGTCGCATATCATATCTGAATTATTATCTAGGCAGCATCCTGACTCAAACCTGATGTAAGGGGATTCGCATATTGTCGGCTGGCAGGCTGCAAGAAAAATGATGGCCGAAAGCAAAAGGGTTCTCATTGATAATGTTTTGTTTGG includes the following:
- a CDS encoding NADH:ubiquinone oxidoreductase, with translation MPKPKVGFYDLTGCQGCLLSVIFNENEILDMLSKIDVKEFRFIMDEKYSGKLDVCFVEGTVVNKEDEKVLGKLRERSKILVALGACACHGNIPALRNFADEKKLDYLKYEKKHEQMQDMEKPMPIAKFVNVDYSIPGCPPDRDEIKKFIKEILLGKEFRNYSDPVCRECRLFENGCLIDDGQICLGPLTKGGCHAVCTTNGFKCYGCRGVTDDANFEGYFRLLEEKGKTDVQIKKHMETFAGIEINEKLKDTEWQQLH
- a CDS encoding winged helix-turn-helix transcriptional regulator → MKELTKREKEVLIELLKGARTTDQEIARRIKTSRPTIAKIRNRLEEKRIILGYNTYVDFEKLGLHVNALTIFKWNDYSKTKELKDIIYFIKNLPEVIVFIRGEGLGGKSKTMLSVHRDLREYEIFIRNLQEKWGPNVTEVDSFLSSIDTIHKRYDLSRPALNILNQQHK
- a CDS encoding EamA family transporter is translated as MKRGLVFVLFTAVISGCAIFINQFGVKGIDSTVFTFSKNLVVSLLLLAIILGFREFRNLKKLGRKEWLSLIFIGFVGGSIPFILFFKGLQLSTGAVGSFIHKSMFIFVAVLAILFLKERLSVKILVPAVLLLAGNFFLLNLASFEMTLGAFLVFMATLFWSVETVISKKVLESIQPKILAFGRLFFGSLFIMVYMAFTNKLAFIPTLSFAQLSWILISAPFLLLYVITWYTGLKEIKAATAASVLLLGCPITTLLSFIFLGKALTIMQAAGILLIVAGVISMVVLSERKDFGASVRVNYGT
- the hypC gene encoding HypC/HybG/HupF family hydrogenase formation chaperone codes for the protein MCLAIPGKIVEIEGEKAVVDYGSEKREARLLNPEIKKGDYVVVQNKLILQAVPEKEAMESIKLWREALANED